From the Methanobacterium sp. CWC-01 genome, the window CACGAAATGATTGAATACTTGGAGAAATTCGGGAACGCCCTGGCTGAAGATTTCGTAGATGGGATTGAAATCTCAGTGGAAGTGCTGGGTTGGAAGGGGGATCACATTCCATTGGTACCCGTTTATAAGGGAAAAACCAGTCCAGATGGTAAACATCCCCTTTTCAAAGTTAAAAAATCGCCCCTAGAAATTGATGGCATTGATAATTCCACGAACAATGAGATGATCCGTGAATTAGCCCTTAAAATTTGCAGATTAATGGGCGTAGAAGGTTCCGCTGATTTAGATCTCATATTTGACGGGGAAAAAAATCTGGTTCTGGAGATCAACACCCGTCCCAGTGGTACCCGCTACCTAACCGCCGCTTCATGTAATATTAACCCCCTCCAGGAGATGGTAGACATGGCCACCGGAAAGTGGAAATCTGAACAAGTGCAGAAAAATATTAAGGATTATTTTGCAATGGAAGTGCCGGTGGGTGATTTCTCCACTAAACGCAACAGTTACCTTTACAGAAGCTTCGAGGAGTCCCATGGTTGGATAATTCACGGCCCCCCCCATCATCAGCGAATCACTATCAGGGGTGAAACCAAAAAATCGGTTTTAAAAATTGCCCAATCACTGAAATTACCATCATTAATCGAGGAACCATTATATTAACTTTAATATTAACATATATACAAAAAGTGAACAGAATCTGAAGAGAAAATTTTAAGTATCATGGTGAATGTGATTATTGAATATTTATAATACGATCTGATTAACACGATCCTGGTGGTAGATTGAACGAGTTACAAACAATGACCTTATTATTCATTTTAACCTTCCTGGCCACATTGTTGTTTACCTTCTTTGTAAGAAAGATTTTAAGGGATGCAGATATAACCGACAGCCCCATAGTCACTGAACATCGTCATAAAGCTGGAACCCCCACCATGGGGGGTTTAGCCATGCTCCTTGGCATACTGTTAGCTGCAGCCGTTTATTTCACCCAGAGAAATCTGGTTTTAACCGTCATAATCATGATGGGCTCCGGTGTGGTGGGACTTCTGGACGATCTTTTGGGTCTGAAGGTCAAGGAACTGCAGAAGGTAGTTCGTAACATCAGCCATCAGCCCGTTGAAATTGGCCGATTAACTCTTAAACCTAAAGAAGAAGCCAGAGTAACCACTGAAAAAGCTAAAGGTGATCTTAAAACACTCCTTAATGAGGAAAAAGTTGAAGTCATCGGAGAAGTTCCCATAAAAAGTGAAGTCACTGAACGTGACAAAATAATAGCCCAAATCGTGATATCATTGTTCCTGGTTGCTACTGGAGCGGTGAGCAGCGGAGTTTTAGGTTTTGAGTTGGGAATACTAATTATACCAGTGGTTATCTTTGGAGTCATCGGTTCCATCAATTCTGTAAATCTCATTGATGGCATGGACGGTTTGGCCGCAGGAATCTTAGCCATCGCATCGGCTTCATGCGCCATAATCACATTTAATAATGGAAATTTATCCGGAGCTCTACCCTTCGTGGCTCTGACCGGGATTTCCCTCGGTTTCCTGGTTTTTAACCGTTACCCGGCCAGTATCTTCATGGGAGATACTGGATCCTTTGCATTGGGGGCGGGATATATTACTGCCGGTTTTCTGGGAGATGTGATATACTTCGCAGTGTTGGCCCTGGCCATACCCATCATTTCCGTGATAGTAAGTCTTCTGCACCGTGTCCATGTCATAAAACTTCCCGTGGAACCTCTACATCACACTTTACACTATAAAGGTCTCTCTGAAAAGAAGATAATAGCCATTTACTGGGGCATTACCTTCCTGATCTGCATCGTGGCCATCACCACTCACCAATTCATAAGTTAGGTTGAATTTATGAAAAAATTAAACACCACCTATCTGGCCTTTCAGGTTCAGGGAAAACTTATAGGCAGGGATCGTCCTATTAAAGGGATTTTTAACATTCTTAAAGATGCCAAAGAGGGTGATGTGGTAATCAGACACTGGATAGATGTTTCTGGAGTTGATATAGCTGCTAGTAAAGGCGTGGCATGCATAGTGACCCAAGAAGCCCGTGGAGACGCCATTTATAAGGCAAAAGAGCTTGATATGTGCCTTATTATTACCGAAAAGATCGAGTATGCCAATGCATTTGCTCTCCGCTGGGCCATAAAGACTTTTGCACCTGAAACCCTGCGGGTGGTAATTACCGGGACTAATGGAAAGTCCACCACGAGTCACATGATACATAACATACTCCAAGTAGCAGGATTTAAAAGCCACACTAATACCGATTCCCTATCTGAGTTTAACACCCTTATTGACCCCATGGTAGCAAAACAGATCGGCGAAAGTAAGGATCTGGAGACTCTGGTTTTGGAGGTTTCAGAAGTGCAGGGATGGGAAGACAGGATCATGACTGATCACGCCTTTTTAATGACACAGGCCATTCAACCCCAGGTTCTGGTATTCACCAACGTGTCCATGGACCATATCAACCTGGTGAACTCCATTGAAGATGCTTACCGGGAAATTTCAGGTGCTCTGCGGAATTTCAAGGGGAATGCTGTGGTTTTAAATGCAGATGACCCCCTGCTTATGAAGATGAAGGATATGGTGCCTTCCGAAGCGGAGATTGTAACTTTTGGAAATGGTGGTAGGGTAGAGAATAAGGATGAGGGAATATTTTTGGATGGAGATATATTATTAAAACCAGAAGAACTGCCATTTCATAGTCCCCACTTCCTCCAGAACACCATGGCAGCCATTGCTGCTTGTAAAGCTTTAAATATTAAAAATAAATTCATAAAAAATGGAGTTAAGTCTTATCAGGCCCTTAAAAGAAGGTTTACCATTTTAAATAGGAGACCACTCATAATAGATGATTTCGCCCACAACCCGGAGGGTATTAAAGCCACCATAAAAAGTGCGGCTGAACTATCCAAACACCAGTTTTACATAGTATGTTCGATTAGAGGATCTCGTGGGAATGATATAAATGAGATTAATGCTATGGCAATTGCCCAATCTCTTAAAGGTCTGAACTACACCCTTATTTTAACCAGTAGCCAGGAAGTGGTGGACCAGGCAAACTGGGTACAGGAGGAGGAGAAAAAGGTATTTATAGAGGTACTGAAAAAGGAAGGTATCCAATACACTCATCATCCCCAGTTAAGCACTGCCCTCTTTGAAGCCGTGGAAATGTCCAGTTCAGATGATACCATATTATTAATAGGTGCCCAGGGTATGGACCCTGCTTCTGATGTTCTAGAGAAATTTAAAGAGCAAGGCATAATGAAGTAGAAAAAAAACCATGATTGGATGTCCTAAAAATTTTATCTTCTATTACAACATTATCCTATTACAACCTTATCATCCCTGATTTTCTATAAGTTTCCATAATAAATGTTTATAAATGATATAACCACTTATAAACCAGGACCCTCCATATAAAATTACAACAAACATTTATCATGAGCCAAGTCACCAGAGAAGGTCTCAATTAAGTACAAATCACATATTATGATACAAATTACGTATTTATGAAGTTTAAATTTTTTAGGGTTAATATGGAATATATAATTTAATCGGTTATTTTAACCCAGCGTGGCCTAATATTGATATAATGAGCTTGAAGATAACAGAATGGATTAGTAGACATGGATTAGGAGAGTTGTCAAAGATATGGATAGAACCAGTGAAAAACCCTTTAGAAACTCATTTAAGAATCAGGAAAATGTTTTTGGAGTTCTGGGAGTATGTGGAATAGTCGGGAACCTGGCGGCCAGGGTCCTTATGGATCATGGATGGGAAGTTTTGGGAAGTGATCTTGAGTCTTCTGAGAAATGCCAGTACCTATATACTTTAAAAGATTATAACATTCCCCTTTACCTATCTGGGCACCCTGAAGAGTTTTTCGAAAAATCTGACTACCTTATACCTCCACCCAGCCTTCCCAAGGACTCAGATACCTTTCGAAAGTTGGAAAGTTCTGGGAAGATCCTTGAAATTAATGATATCATTAATGGGATAAAACCAGAAAAACCGGTTATATGTATTACCGGGACCAATGGCAAAACCACCACCACCCATCTATTAAAACACATAGCAAGGGTTGCCGGACTAAAAACTACAGAGCACGGTTTTAAGAGCCTTCAGGGCAACATAGACTACATTCCACCCTTACAGGCTCGTTTGGATGGCGATATTGCAGTACTGGAAACTGGAACCGAAGGCACCCCTGGTGATCTTAGATTCACAGTGGAAAAATGTAAACCCTCCTGTGGAGTCCTGACCAACATAAATCCGGACCATCTTAGCCAGGATGCAGACTTTTTAAGATACGCACGTATAAAAGGGGAACTCCTGGAAGAACTCCAGGAAGGAATGGCAGTCATTAACTGCGACGACCCCACCATATGGGGCCTTCTAAAAGAGGTAGACTACCAGGGTAAGGTTATAACCATTGGAGTGGAAGATCATCCTTCCCGTATTTCCACTAAAAAATGCTGGTGTGGAGAAGAACTGCTACTGGGAGAGACCATATCCGGGGTTGGTTACTATCGCTGTGAATGTGGCTTGGAACGTCCCCGACCAGATTACCGTGCCAACAACATTACTCCCCACAGTTTCCTCTTACACACACCCCATGGAACTCATACAATAAAAATGGGGATAATGGGATTACACAATGTATACAATGCCATGGGAAGCATAGTAGTAGCCCTAGAATTTTTAAAAATACCATTAGATGATATTAAAAAAGGCCTGGAAACCTTTAAAGGCGTACCTGGACGTCTGGAATACGTAAAATCATTACCAAACACTGATTTCATTGTGGACTATGCTCATAATCCCTCTGGAGTGGAAACCGTTCTACAGGAACTTAAAAAGATCTATCCCAAAGTGGCAGTGATCATCACGGTCTCTTCCGAATCCCAAGAATCTGGTGACCTTGAAATATTAGAAAAAGCACTATATTTGGCAGATTTTATAATCCCTGCTTCCTTCTTTTCTCGTAAAGCAGCGGAAAAGTATATCTCTCGAGAGGAAATAATTACTACCGATATTGAACCAGTTGAATTCAGGGAAGGAACCCTGGGAGCAACTTGTGAACAGGTTCTGGAAGGGTTGAAAAAGGCCACCGGTTGCAATGTTGATGCTATCGTCTGTATCGGAGAAGCAGCCATCAAATATAAAGATGAAATAAATACTTATTTATCACGAAAATAAAACAAGAACTTTATTGAGAATAAAAAAAGAGGAAAGATTGAAAATCAACGGTGAACATCATGTTCATTAAAGTAAGAAGAGATACTTTAATAATTTTATTTCTGGCCTTCCTACTGATATTATCAGGTCGGCTGATGACTTATATGGCTTACGCCTCCTCAACCGAAACGGACCAGGGAATACCCATATCCGGGGTCATAATTAAAGGAAATGATATCGTGCCCACTGATTCTATAAGGGCCAATATCGCTAGTGTCGGATTTAGAACCGGTAGTTACATTCAGGGCGATACTCTAATAACCAGTAAACGTAAGGTCCCCATTTCTGAAGCCCTTGAAAATGCCCGTCAAGCGGCCCTTCTTTCCACCATACCGGGTACCAGCGTGACACCCATTAAAGCAGCCGACGTTAAGCTGGATAACCAAACCGGTATACTGACTGTAACCGTCATTGAGGACTTTTCCATGGTAGAGGTGAAAGAGACATGAATGGTAACGTCTTAAAAAGGGTTATGCTCCTTTTCATCACCCTAATCCTGGTG encodes:
- a CDS encoding Mur ligase family protein, giving the protein MKKLNTTYLAFQVQGKLIGRDRPIKGIFNILKDAKEGDVVIRHWIDVSGVDIAASKGVACIVTQEARGDAIYKAKELDMCLIITEKIEYANAFALRWAIKTFAPETLRVVITGTNGKSTTSHMIHNILQVAGFKSHTNTDSLSEFNTLIDPMVAKQIGESKDLETLVLEVSEVQGWEDRIMTDHAFLMTQAIQPQVLVFTNVSMDHINLVNSIEDAYREISGALRNFKGNAVVLNADDPLLMKMKDMVPSEAEIVTFGNGGRVENKDEGIFLDGDILLKPEELPFHSPHFLQNTMAAIAACKALNIKNKFIKNGVKSYQALKRRFTILNRRPLIIDDFAHNPEGIKATIKSAAELSKHQFYIVCSIRGSRGNDINEINAMAIAQSLKGLNYTLILTSSQEVVDQANWVQEEEKKVFIEVLKKEGIQYTHHPQLSTALFEAVEMSSSDDTILLIGAQGMDPASDVLEKFKEQGIMK
- a CDS encoding glycosyltransferase family 4 protein; this encodes MTLLFILTFLATLLFTFFVRKILRDADITDSPIVTEHRHKAGTPTMGGLAMLLGILLAAAVYFTQRNLVLTVIIMMGSGVVGLLDDLLGLKVKELQKVVRNISHQPVEIGRLTLKPKEEARVTTEKAKGDLKTLLNEEKVEVIGEVPIKSEVTERDKIIAQIVISLFLVATGAVSSGVLGFELGILIIPVVIFGVIGSINSVNLIDGMDGLAAGILAIASASCAIITFNNGNLSGALPFVALTGISLGFLVFNRYPASIFMGDTGSFALGAGYITAGFLGDVIYFAVLALAIPIISVIVSLLHRVHVIKLPVEPLHHTLHYKGLSEKKIIAIYWGITFLICIVAITTHQFIS
- a CDS encoding Mur ligase family protein codes for the protein MDRTSEKPFRNSFKNQENVFGVLGVCGIVGNLAARVLMDHGWEVLGSDLESSEKCQYLYTLKDYNIPLYLSGHPEEFFEKSDYLIPPPSLPKDSDTFRKLESSGKILEINDIINGIKPEKPVICITGTNGKTTTTHLLKHIARVAGLKTTEHGFKSLQGNIDYIPPLQARLDGDIAVLETGTEGTPGDLRFTVEKCKPSCGVLTNINPDHLSQDADFLRYARIKGELLEELQEGMAVINCDDPTIWGLLKEVDYQGKVITIGVEDHPSRISTKKCWCGEELLLGETISGVGYYRCECGLERPRPDYRANNITPHSFLLHTPHGTHTIKMGIMGLHNVYNAMGSIVVALEFLKIPLDDIKKGLETFKGVPGRLEYVKSLPNTDFIVDYAHNPSGVETVLQELKKIYPKVAVIITVSSESQESGDLEILEKALYLADFIIPASFFSRKAAEKYISREEIITTDIEPVEFREGTLGATCEQVLEGLKKATGCNVDAIVCIGEAAIKYKDEINTYLSRK
- a CDS encoding ATP-grasp domain-containing protein, which codes for MKLMFIGARLFEDVALYTEKHGITSVLTESNPDAPNQDLADVLHLVPRGMEGPKTVAIKEDVDGVVPLIGVDGPLLSLSSLKKDLEENYGIPVVTSPLKASSIAQNKYKTKKFLLENNLPTPPFQLINMDLSESHFNFPMVLKQGHGQGGVGIEVVNNHHEMIEYLEKFGNALAEDFVDGIEISVEVLGWKGDHIPLVPVYKGKTSPDGKHPLFKVKKSPLEIDGIDNSTNNEMIRELALKICRLMGVEGSADLDLIFDGEKNLVLEINTRPSGTRYLTAASCNINPLQEMVDMATGKWKSEQVQKNIKDYFAMEVPVGDFSTKRNSYLYRSFEESHGWIIHGPPHHQRITIRGETKKSVLKIAQSLKLPSLIEEPLY